In the genome of Fulvivirga maritima, one region contains:
- a CDS encoding GH92 family glycosyl hydrolase, producing the protein MKIVYIICSVFLYSLSGYAQIVDQVTNPVDYVNPLMGTDSDPGLSNGNTYPAVAVPWGMNFWTPQTGPMGHGWAYTYNSHKIRGFKQTHQPSPWMNDYGQFSIMPVIGKKFNQDERASWFSHKAEVAKPYYYSVYLADYDVTVELTPTERAAQFQITFPESDSAYIVIDPFDKGSYVKVIPEENKIVGYTTKYARGKLTNFKNYFVIKFHKAFYDVNTWEGDKLAEGKAEMEADHAGALVGFKTSKEEKINVQVASSFISLEQAELNLSRELANDDFETTKKKARDLWNDKLGRIKAEGGTIDQVRTFYSCLYRTLFFPNKLYEINEKEEIVHWSPYTGEILPGYMFAGTGFWDTFRALYPFLNLAYPSINKEMQAGLANDFKEGGWLPEWSSPGYANIMVGNNSASVVSDAYIKGLRGYDVETLYEALIHGANNAGPITAVGRAGAEQYKDLGYVPYDIGINESAARTLEYAYDDFAIYQLAKALGKSKKEIKLYKKRAMNYKNLFDASSGLMRGKNKDGSFQSPFNPFKWGDAFTEGNSWHYSWSVFHDPQGLIDLMGGKQNFVAKLDSVFDLPPVFDDSYYGGVIHEIREMQIANMGQYAHGNQPIQHMIYLYNYAGAPWKAQYWARETMNRMYMPTPDGYCGDEDNGQTSAWYVFSAMGFYPVCPAVNEYVLGAPLFKKVTLSLENGKELVINAPQNSDENRYVQELKINGQVSTKNYLDHNEIMKGATLDFTMGDQPEKSRGVKEEDFPYSLSTEK; encoded by the coding sequence ATGAAGATTGTTTACATCATTTGTTCTGTTTTTCTGTATAGCCTTTCAGGGTATGCACAAATAGTGGATCAGGTTACTAACCCGGTTGACTATGTTAATCCGCTCATGGGCACAGACTCAGATCCTGGCCTTTCTAATGGAAATACCTATCCGGCGGTGGCAGTGCCCTGGGGGATGAACTTCTGGACTCCGCAAACCGGACCAATGGGCCACGGATGGGCTTATACTTATAATAGCCATAAGATCAGAGGTTTTAAACAAACGCACCAGCCATCACCCTGGATGAATGACTACGGGCAATTTTCTATCATGCCGGTAATTGGTAAGAAGTTTAATCAGGATGAAAGAGCGAGCTGGTTTTCTCATAAAGCAGAAGTAGCCAAGCCGTATTATTACAGCGTATATCTGGCCGATTATGATGTGACCGTAGAGCTCACACCTACTGAAAGGGCTGCTCAGTTTCAAATCACTTTTCCTGAATCTGACAGTGCTTACATAGTAATTGATCCTTTTGATAAGGGTTCTTATGTGAAGGTGATTCCTGAGGAGAATAAAATTGTGGGTTACACTACTAAGTACGCTCGCGGTAAGCTGACTAATTTTAAAAATTACTTCGTTATTAAGTTTCATAAGGCTTTTTATGATGTGAATACCTGGGAAGGAGATAAGCTGGCTGAAGGAAAAGCAGAAATGGAAGCGGATCATGCGGGTGCTTTGGTAGGGTTCAAAACCTCAAAGGAAGAGAAAATTAACGTGCAAGTGGCTTCTTCATTTATAAGCTTGGAGCAAGCGGAACTGAATTTAAGTAGAGAGCTGGCGAATGATGACTTTGAAACTACTAAGAAGAAGGCAAGAGATTTATGGAATGATAAATTAGGGAGAATTAAAGCAGAAGGCGGAACCATAGATCAGGTGAGAACATTTTACTCTTGCTTATATAGAACGCTGTTTTTCCCTAATAAATTATATGAGATCAATGAAAAGGAGGAAATAGTACATTGGAGTCCTTATACGGGTGAAATTTTACCAGGCTACATGTTTGCCGGAACGGGCTTTTGGGATACTTTCAGAGCACTTTATCCATTCTTAAATCTGGCATACCCTTCTATAAATAAAGAAATGCAAGCGGGCTTAGCTAATGACTTTAAAGAAGGCGGCTGGCTTCCAGAATGGTCTAGTCCGGGTTATGCTAACATTATGGTAGGTAATAACTCCGCCTCAGTGGTGTCTGATGCGTATATCAAAGGCTTAAGAGGCTATGATGTAGAAACATTATATGAGGCACTGATTCATGGGGCTAATAATGCAGGCCCTATCACAGCAGTAGGTAGAGCAGGAGCGGAGCAATATAAAGATCTGGGCTATGTGCCTTATGATATTGGTATTAATGAAAGTGCTGCCCGTACATTAGAATATGCTTATGATGATTTCGCTATTTATCAGCTTGCTAAGGCACTAGGTAAATCTAAAAAGGAAATAAAGCTCTATAAGAAGAGAGCGATGAATTATAAAAACCTTTTTGATGCTTCATCAGGTCTCATGAGAGGGAAAAATAAGGATGGTTCTTTCCAATCGCCTTTTAATCCATTTAAATGGGGAGATGCTTTTACTGAAGGTAACAGCTGGCATTATAGCTGGTCAGTTTTTCATGATCCCCAAGGCCTTATTGACCTGATGGGCGGTAAGCAGAATTTTGTAGCTAAACTAGATTCTGTTTTTGATCTGCCTCCTGTTTTTGATGACAGTTATTATGGTGGCGTTATCCATGAAATCAGGGAAATGCAAATTGCCAATATGGGGCAATACGCACATGGAAACCAACCCATACAACATATGATTTACCTGTATAACTATGCAGGAGCACCCTGGAAAGCGCAGTACTGGGCCAGAGAAACAATGAACAGAATGTATATGCCTACACCAGATGGTTACTGTGGTGATGAGGATAATGGACAAACATCTGCCTGGTATGTGTTTTCTGCCATGGGATTCTATCCTGTTTGCCCAGCGGTAAATGAGTATGTTCTGGGAGCACCGCTGTTTAAAAAGGTGACTTTGAGCCTGGAAAATGGTAAAGAACTGGTGATTAATGCACCACAAAACAGCGATGAAAACAGATATGTGCAAGAGCTTAAAATAAACGGTCAGGTAAGTACTAAAAACTATCTTGATCATAATGAGATAATGAAAGGGGCCACTTTAGACTTTACTATGGGAGATCAACCAGAGAAGAGCAGAGGGGTGAAAGAAGAGGATTTCCCTTATTCATTATCCACCGAAAAATAA
- a CDS encoding glycoside hydrolase family 125 protein, whose protein sequence is MNRRNFIQSSAAVGAAAALVNPFSLYAAADFPVVRVAEDKRNFKSKAIEKAIKKFKKGVNNDELAWLFNNCFPNTLDTTVTYSTKNGRPDTYVITGDIDAMWLRDSVAQVWPYMKFIDQDKDLQHLIAGVINRQTSYILKDPYANAFYDDPNKKGEWFSDHTDMQPGVHERKYEIDSLCYPIRLAYNYWKSSGDASPFDENWKKAVKLILKTFKEQQRKEDLGPYSFQRTTHKGTDTLPMKGYGYPVKPVGLICSMFRPSDDATVYAYLVPSNFFAVVSLRQAAEMFTALFNDNTTASELNALADEVEAALKKYAIIDHPKYGKIYAFEVDGFGSYNLMDDANIPSLLSLPYLDAVDINDPIYQNTRKYAWSEDNPFFFKGTAAEGIGGPHVDRDMIWPMSIIMKGLTSTDKEEIKWCIKTLQETHGDTGFMHETFHKNDPKNFTRSWFAWANTLFGEFLYKTFEESPELLS, encoded by the coding sequence ATGAATAGAAGAAATTTTATACAAAGTTCGGCAGCTGTAGGTGCTGCGGCAGCCCTTGTTAATCCATTCTCGTTATACGCAGCGGCTGATTTTCCGGTAGTGCGTGTAGCCGAAGACAAGCGAAACTTTAAAAGTAAGGCCATTGAAAAGGCCATAAAAAAATTCAAAAAGGGAGTGAATAATGATGAGCTGGCCTGGCTTTTTAACAATTGCTTTCCTAATACATTAGATACCACCGTTACTTATTCAACCAAAAATGGCCGACCAGATACTTATGTGATCACGGGCGATATAGATGCTATGTGGCTGCGTGACAGTGTGGCTCAGGTATGGCCTTATATGAAGTTTATAGATCAGGATAAAGACCTTCAGCATCTTATAGCAGGGGTTATTAACAGGCAGACCAGTTATATTCTCAAAGATCCTTATGCTAATGCTTTTTATGATGATCCTAACAAAAAAGGAGAGTGGTTTAGTGATCATACAGACATGCAACCGGGCGTGCATGAAAGAAAGTATGAAATAGATTCACTATGTTATCCTATCCGCTTAGCATATAATTATTGGAAGTCATCAGGAGATGCCAGTCCGTTTGATGAAAACTGGAAAAAGGCTGTTAAATTGATTTTAAAAACCTTTAAGGAGCAGCAAAGAAAAGAGGACCTGGGGCCTTATTCATTTCAGCGAACCACGCATAAGGGCACTGATACATTGCCTATGAAAGGTTATGGTTACCCTGTTAAGCCTGTGGGGCTTATTTGCTCTATGTTCAGACCTAGTGATGATGCTACGGTATATGCTTATCTGGTTCCTTCTAACTTTTTTGCAGTAGTGAGCTTAAGGCAGGCGGCAGAAATGTTTACAGCCCTGTTTAATGATAACACTACAGCTTCAGAGCTTAATGCCTTAGCAGATGAGGTAGAGGCGGCCCTTAAAAAATATGCTATTATTGATCATCCTAAATATGGTAAAATCTATGCTTTTGAAGTAGATGGCTTTGGTAGCTATAATCTTATGGATGACGCCAATATCCCGAGCTTGCTCTCTTTGCCTTACCTGGATGCGGTAGATATTAATGATCCCATCTATCAAAACACCAGAAAGTATGCTTGGTCAGAAGATAATCCTTTCTTTTTTAAAGGCACAGCAGCAGAAGGAATAGGAGGTCCGCATGTTGATAGAGATATGATCTGGCCTATGAGCATTATTATGAAAGGCCTTACCAGTACGGATAAGGAGGAGATAAAATGGTGCATTAAAACCTTGCAGGAAACGCATGGAGACACCGGTTTTATGCATGAAACTTTCCACAAAAATGACCCTAAAAACTTCACAAGGTCATGGTTTGCCTGGGCTAATACCCTTTTTGGAGAGTTTTTATATAAGACTTTTGAAGAGAGCCCTGAGTTGCTTTCATAA
- a CDS encoding glycoside hydrolase domain-containing protein has translation MPSVNQSIKALSLIIFSFIYQVTFAQSDQVNVFLGTSGDHGQMSPAASYPFSMLSIGPQTYPATHPGYEYYAKEYLGFTHNRMEGVGCRGDGGNILVKPFTSGNYKEKLIKKSQDGSAGYYGVRFKNGIQAEFTVNEKQGLHHYTFTNSNNGVFIDLGHAFVGRFKEEQHKIVGNTLHGYIVSGTTCSRGFYKIYYSIYFNKAVEFQKVANHQLLAKLDPEVKELEMRIAFSSVDVEHAQKSINTKTFDQLKAATTEAWNEQLGQIEVRGSKEREDLFYSLLYRALQSPFVISESDHSYTAIDGSLQKSKNTFYNGWAIWDNYKTQLPLLSLAYADQYGDMMWSVQEMYKHGKKDFSTDHEPSQTVRTEHAVVVLLDAYRKGYKIDFDAIADSLISENNRFDYSTPDKALEGAYDDWALSEIFEILKNEEQAKKYEAKALKYKDYWKKDFEDLTKNDIDRMGARKMYQGTVWQYRWLVPYDVQGLMALCGGEDAYLAQLDEFFEGDYYNHANEPDIQVPWMYHGTSQPWKSQELIHKIAVDTVNQFYFNNNSKGIDPFVGEIYTNKPKAFLPTMDDDAGALSGWFVLAGAGITPACVGWPIFYVHVPLFEKVVLNKNARRSFTIEVKNFGEENIYIKSLTLNGKPLKRNWLTHEEIMKGGTLQIEASDERKNKTFTDPWLTSLEGK, from the coding sequence ATGCCTTCGGTTAATCAATCTATAAAAGCCTTATCCTTAATCATATTTAGTTTTATCTATCAAGTCACTTTTGCTCAGTCTGATCAGGTAAATGTTTTTTTAGGTACTTCCGGAGATCATGGGCAGATGTCACCTGCAGCCAGCTACCCGTTTAGCATGCTCAGCATTGGGCCACAGACTTACCCGGCTACGCACCCTGGTTATGAATATTATGCTAAAGAATATCTTGGCTTTACCCATAACCGAATGGAAGGTGTTGGCTGCCGGGGAGATGGAGGTAATATTCTGGTGAAGCCGTTTACTAGTGGAAATTATAAAGAGAAGCTTATAAAGAAAAGTCAGGACGGGAGTGCAGGGTATTATGGTGTAAGGTTCAAAAATGGAATACAGGCAGAGTTCACAGTAAATGAAAAGCAAGGGCTACACCATTATACTTTCACCAATAGTAATAATGGTGTATTTATAGATCTTGGACATGCGTTTGTAGGCAGATTTAAAGAGGAACAGCACAAAATAGTAGGAAACACACTTCATGGCTATATAGTGTCGGGAACCACATGCAGCAGAGGTTTTTATAAGATTTATTACTCCATATATTTTAATAAAGCAGTAGAGTTCCAAAAAGTGGCTAACCACCAGTTGCTGGCAAAGTTGGATCCAGAGGTAAAGGAACTGGAAATGAGAATCGCCTTTTCTTCTGTAGATGTAGAGCATGCACAAAAGAGCATTAACACCAAAACATTTGATCAGCTGAAGGCTGCTACTACTGAAGCCTGGAATGAACAACTTGGTCAGATAGAAGTAAGGGGAAGTAAAGAAAGAGAAGATCTTTTTTACTCTCTGTTATACAGGGCTTTACAATCTCCTTTTGTAATATCCGAGTCAGATCATAGCTATACGGCTATTGACGGTTCATTGCAAAAATCAAAAAATACTTTTTATAACGGTTGGGCCATTTGGGATAATTATAAAACCCAGCTGCCCCTGCTTTCACTGGCTTATGCTGATCAGTATGGAGACATGATGTGGTCTGTTCAGGAAATGTATAAGCATGGAAAAAAGGACTTTTCTACAGACCATGAACCTTCCCAAACCGTGCGCACCGAACATGCCGTGGTAGTGCTTTTAGATGCTTACAGAAAAGGCTATAAAATTGATTTTGATGCTATTGCCGATTCACTCATCAGCGAAAATAACCGTTTTGATTATTCTACACCAGATAAAGCCTTAGAAGGCGCTTACGATGATTGGGCGCTGTCGGAAATCTTTGAGATACTTAAAAATGAAGAGCAGGCTAAAAAATATGAAGCCAAAGCCTTAAAGTATAAAGACTATTGGAAAAAGGATTTTGAAGACCTCACCAAAAATGATATTGACCGTATGGGAGCCCGAAAAATGTATCAGGGTACGGTTTGGCAATATCGCTGGCTGGTGCCTTATGATGTGCAGGGGCTGATGGCACTTTGTGGAGGAGAAGATGCCTACCTGGCTCAGCTCGATGAGTTTTTTGAAGGCGATTATTATAACCATGCTAATGAGCCTGATATACAAGTGCCCTGGATGTATCATGGTACCTCACAGCCCTGGAAGAGCCAGGAGCTTATTCATAAGATAGCGGTAGATACCGTTAATCAGTTTTACTTCAATAACAATAGCAAAGGTATTGATCCTTTTGTGGGTGAAATATATACCAATAAACCCAAGGCCTTTCTCCCCACTATGGATGACGATGCGGGAGCGCTGTCGGGCTGGTTCGTATTGGCAGGAGCAGGCATTACCCCGGCTTGCGTAGGTTGGCCTATCTTTTATGTGCATGTGCCATTGTTCGAAAAAGTGGTCTTAAATAAAAATGCCAGAAGATCATTTACGATTGAAGTGAAGAATTTCGGTGAAGAAAATATCTATATCAAATCTTTAACCCTCAACGGCAAGCCGCTCAAAAGAAATTGGCTCACCCATGAAGAAATCATGAAAGGGGGCACGCTGCAAATTGAGGCTAGTGATGAGAGGAAAAACAAGACATTTACAGATCCCTGGCTAACAAGCCTTGAGGGGAAATAA